CGTCCTCCGCCCGACGCACGGTGCCGATCAGCTGCGTGTCCTCCGCGATCCGCAGGGCGACGCCCCGTTCGGCGGCCTCCACGCCCTTGGCTCCCAGGAAGGCGTGCAGGAACGGATCGCCCACGAGGTCGAGGCCGGCGACGGGGAACGACACGGGACCACGGCTCACCAGCTCGTCGAGGAAGGCGCGCGCGTCGGCGACACGGCCGGCGTCGATGAGGCCGGCCGCCACGTGCAGGCGGTTGGCGAACTCGTGGCGCTGGACGCGCAGTGCTGAGGTCATCGTGCGCACGGCCTCCAGCCGCTCGGTGAGGGCGATGAGGTCGGTGCGGTCGCGCACGATCAGCACGTCACCGAGTTCCTGCCCGTCGCGCCGCACCGCGCTCGACTCGAGATAGAGCACCCGGTCGCCGACGACCGCCTCCGCACGCTCGCGGGCTCCCGTGGCCGTGTCCCGTACGACGGGTGGCAGCGGGAGCTCGCCCACGCGGCGGCCGACCGGGTCGTGGAGCCCGAGGAGCCGATCCGACGCGGCATTGCTCACCCGCACGACGCCGTCCTTGTCGACCGCGAGAACGCCGTCGCCGACACCGTTCAGCACCGCTGTCTGGTTCTGCACGAGGGCGACCAGCTCCTCGGGCTGCACGCCGAGGGTCAACCGCTCCCAGCGGCGGCGGAGGAGAAGGAAGGTCGCGAGCGCGAGCGCGAGCGCGCCGGCGGCCGTCAGCCCGATCGCGGCGAGCACGGGCGGGAGGTCGTCGAAGACCCCGGTGCGCTCGAACCCGACGCTGATCTCGCCGACCGGCGTGCCGGTATCGTCCCGCACCGGCACCTTCGCGCGTGCCGACTCGCCGAGCGTGCCGGTCTGCCAGTCGACCACCTCGTGGCCCGCCAGCACCTCGGCGAACGGGGTGCTCACCACTTCGCCGATCCGCGACGGCAGGGGGTGGGCGAGGCGGATGCCGTGGTCGTCCGTGATCACCACGAACAGAGCCCCGGTGCGCGCCATGACGGCGGCGGAGACCTGCTGCAGCTCCCCGTCGCGCAGCGCGGCCGCATCCGGCTCGTCGTCCGACGCGGAGATGGCGGTCACCGTCTCCCGCACCTGCGCGTCCTCCGCCAGGGTCCTGGCGATGCCGAGTGCCGTCGACTCCGCCTCGGCGCGCAGCTGCTGGACCGCGAGCGCGAGATACACGCCCGTGCACAGCGTCACGACGAGGGCGACGGCGGCGAGATGCAGCAACAGGGCGCGGGTCGCGAACCGGACCCGCTTCTCCGTGGACATCGTCACCTCGCTCCCGACGCGCAATATGCGCAGAAGTCACGGTACGCGCACAACACCCGGGAATGCGGCATACCGCGCTCTGCTTCCCCGGATTGCCTAGCCTCGTCAGGATCCGTCAGCGATGACGGAGCGACGACGAAGGAGTCACGCATGTTCCACGCATCGACCGCGCTGATCGCTGCCGCCGAGGAGGCACCCACCTACGACGTGGCCTTCGTGCCGCCGGAGGGGGTGCTCGTCATCCTCGGCTTCACGATGGTCCTCGTGTTCATGACGCTGATCATGACCAAGCGCCTCACGCCCATGGTGGCGCTGATCCTGGTGCCCACCGTCTTCGGGCTGTTCGCGGGGGCGGGTCTCGGCCTGGGCGACATGATCCTCGACTCGATCGGCACCATGGCGCCCACGGCGGCGCTGCTGATGTTCGCCATCATGTTCTTCGGCATCATGATCGACGTCGGCCTCTTCGACCCGCTCATCCGGTTGATCACGCGGTTGCTCGGCGATGACCCGGCGAAGGTGGTGCTCGGGACCGCGATCCTCGCCGGCGCCGTGTCCCTCGACGGCGACGGCTCGACGACCTTCATCATCACGACCTCCGCGATGCTGCCCATCTACCTGCGCCTCGGCATGAGCCCCGTCGTCCTCACCTGCGTCGCCGGCCTCATGAACGGCACGCTCAACATCGTCCCCTGGGGCGGACCGACCGTGCGCGCCGCGACCGCGCTCGGCGTGCAGCCGACGGAGATCTTCGTGCCGATGCTTCCCGCGCTGGGCGCGGGCATCGTCGTGACGCTCGGCTTCGCCTGGCTGCTCGGCCTGGGGGAGCGGCGTCGTCTGGGGCGGATCGATGCGGACGGGCGGCTCACCGGAGCCGACGGCGGTGTGCTCGCCTCTGTGCCCCGCATCTTCCGCGGCGCCGAGCTCAAGCCGGGCGCGCGCGCCTCGCTGCGCACCGGCAACCTCGTCGTCGTCGCCGGCGGGCACGCCCCGGTCGCGGCCGGGAGCGTCGACCCCGCGGACACGGCGATGGCCGACACCATGCTCGATCCGGCCCGCCCCACCCTGCGCCCGCGGCTGATCTGGTTCAACCTCCTGCTGACCGTCGCCGTCATGGTGCTCCTTGTCGTCGACATCCTTCCGCTGCCCTACGTGTTCATGGTCGGGGCCGGCGTCGCCCTCGTCGTCAACTTCCGCGGCATCAAGGATCAGGCGGCGGAGATCGTCGCGCACGCCCCGAGCATCGTCGGCGTCGTATCGATGGTCATCGCGGCCGGCGTCCTCGTGGGAGTCCTCTCCGGCACCGGAATGGTCGACGCGATGGCGACCTGGATCACCACCGTGCTGCCACCCGCGCTCGGACCGTTCCTCGCCCCGATCACGGGTGTGCTGTCCATCCCGTTCACGTTCTTCATGTCGAACGACGCCTTCTACTTCGGCATCCTCCCCGTGCTCGCACAGAGCGCCGCGAACTTCGGCATCGATCCGGTCGAGATGGCCAGAGCCTCGATCACCGGGCAGCCGGTGCACCTGCAGAGTCCGCTGGTCCCCGCGATCCTGCTGCTGGTCTCGCTCGCCGGGGTGAACCTCGGAGACCACCACCGGAAGGTGCTGTGGCGCGCGGTCATCGTGTCGCTCGTGATGCTGGGGATCGGCATCCTGGTCGGCGCCGTCCCGTTCTTCGTCGCGCAGTGACGAAGGTCGCCGGCCGCGGGGCGAGCGTCAGATGGAGTAGTCCGGGGCGGTCAGCAGGGCCCTGGTGTCCTCTCCGGCGGTCCGCTGGCGCGGCTTCGCGGGAACGCCGACGAGCACGCTGTCGGCGGGTGCGTCCTTGGTGACCACGGCGTTGGCGCCCACGACGGAACGGGCTCCGACCGTGACGGCGCCGAGGATCTTCGCCCCTGCGCCCACGGCGACGCCGTCCTGCAGGGTGGGGTGCCGCTTGCCGATGTCCCGTGTCCGGCCCCCGAGCGTCACGCCGTGGTACATCAGCACGTCATCGCCGATCTCCGCTGTCTCGCCGATGACGACGCCCATGCCGTGGTCGATGAAGAAGCGCCGGCCGATCCGGGCTCCGGGGTGGATCTCGACGCCGGTCAGCCACCGGGAGATCTGCGACCCGGCGCGCGCGAGGAGCCGGAGGCGCCGCTGCCACAGCGCGTGCGAGACGCGGTGCGCCCAGATCGCGTGCAGGCCGGGGTAGAGCAGTGCCACCTCGATCGCCGTGCGCGCGGCCGGATCGCGAAGGCGCGCGGCGGCGATGTCCTCGCGCATTCGCCCGATCATGCCCATCGACGACCTCAGTCCTCGCGCAGGTCCTCGAACAGGGCGGTGGAGAGGTACCGCTCGCCGGTGTCCGGGATGATCACGACGATGGTCTTGCCGGCGTTCTCCGGGCGCGCGGCGACGGCCAGGGCCGCCGACACGGCGGCACCGGAGGACATGCCGACCAGCAGACCCTCCTTCGCCGCGAGCTCGCGGGCCACGTGCAGCGAGTCCTCGAACTCCGCCGTGATGATCTCGTCGAGCACCTCGCGGTCGAGCACGTCGGGCACGAAGTTCGGGCCGATGCCCTGGATCTTGTGCGGTCCGGGGTGCCCCTCGGTGAGGACGGGGGAGTCCTTCGGCTCGACGGCGATGACCTGGACCTCGGGTTTCGCCGCCTTCAGCGCCTGGCCTGTGCCGGTGACCGTCCCGCCCGTGCCGACGCCGGCGATGAAGATGTCGACCGCGCCGTCGGTGTCCCGGAGGATCTCCTGCGCCGTGGTCTCGCGGTGGATCTGCGGATTCGCCGCGTTCTCGAACTGGCGGATCCAGACCGCGCCAGGGGTCTCGTCGACGATGCGCTTGACCTCCTCGATCGCGCCCTTCATGCCCTTGGTGGGGTCGGTGAGGACGATCTCCGCGCCGAACGCCTTGAGCAGCACACGGCGCTCCTTCGACATCGAGGCGGGCATCGTGAGGATGACACGGTAGCCGCGGGCGGCGCCGACCATGGCGAGGGCGATGCCGGTGTTGCCGCTCGTGGACTCCACGATGGTGCCGCCGGGGGAGAGCTCACCCGCGGCCTCCGCCGCATTGATCATGGCGATGCCGATGCGGTCCTTCACGCTGGACGCAGGGTTGTAGTACTCGAGCTTGGCGAGCACGGTGGCGCCGAGGCCCTCGGTCACGCGGTTGAGGCGGACGAGCGGCGTGTTGCCGAAAGCGGTGGTGATGTCGGGGTGGATGCCGGACATGGGGGAGCCCTTCCTGTGCGGGTGCGCTGCCGATCCAGCCTAGGCGAGCCCGAGGGGGGACGGGGCATTGTGACGTGCGCGCACTCTACGCTGGAGCC
This genomic stretch from Microbacterium sp. Nx66 harbors:
- a CDS encoding sensor histidine kinase, whose protein sequence is MSTEKRVRFATRALLLHLAAVALVVTLCTGVYLALAVQQLRAEAESTALGIARTLAEDAQVRETVTAISASDDEPDAAALRDGELQQVSAAVMARTGALFVVITDDHGIRLAHPLPSRIGEVVSTPFAEVLAGHEVVDWQTGTLGESARAKVPVRDDTGTPVGEISVGFERTGVFDDLPPVLAAIGLTAAGALALALATFLLLRRRWERLTLGVQPEELVALVQNQTAVLNGVGDGVLAVDKDGVVRVSNAASDRLLGLHDPVGRRVGELPLPPVVRDTATGARERAEAVVGDRVLYLESSAVRRDGQELGDVLIVRDRTDLIALTERLEAVRTMTSALRVQRHEFANRLHVAAGLIDAGRVADARAFLDELVSRGPVSFPVAGLDLVGDPFLHAFLGAKGVEAAERGVALRIAEDTQLIGTVRRAEDVASVLGNLVDNAIAAAVTGTRDPRWVEVSALSDGGALVVTVSDSGAGIREPDLRAPAVDAGSEDRVHGHGIGLPLATEIARRSGGDLWIIDPGGTGHGAVFAARIGDAVDPTPHLSKEDL
- a CDS encoding CitMHS family transporter, which codes for MFHASTALIAAAEEAPTYDVAFVPPEGVLVILGFTMVLVFMTLIMTKRLTPMVALILVPTVFGLFAGAGLGLGDMILDSIGTMAPTAALLMFAIMFFGIMIDVGLFDPLIRLITRLLGDDPAKVVLGTAILAGAVSLDGDGSTTFIITTSAMLPIYLRLGMSPVVLTCVAGLMNGTLNIVPWGGPTVRAATALGVQPTEIFVPMLPALGAGIVVTLGFAWLLGLGERRRLGRIDADGRLTGADGGVLASVPRIFRGAELKPGARASLRTGNLVVVAGGHAPVAAGSVDPADTAMADTMLDPARPTLRPRLIWFNLLLTVAVMVLLVVDILPLPYVFMVGAGVALVVNFRGIKDQAAEIVAHAPSIVGVVSMVIAAGVLVGVLSGTGMVDAMATWITTVLPPALGPFLAPITGVLSIPFTFFMSNDAFYFGILPVLAQSAANFGIDPVEMARASITGQPVHLQSPLVPAILLLVSLAGVNLGDHHRKVLWRAVIVSLVMLGIGILVGAVPFFVAQ
- the epsC gene encoding serine O-acetyltransferase EpsC; this translates as MGMIGRMREDIAAARLRDPAARTAIEVALLYPGLHAIWAHRVSHALWQRRLRLLARAGSQISRWLTGVEIHPGARIGRRFFIDHGMGVVIGETAEIGDDVLMYHGVTLGGRTRDIGKRHPTLQDGVAVGAGAKILGAVTVGARSVVGANAVVTKDAPADSVLVGVPAKPRQRTAGEDTRALLTAPDYSI
- the cysK gene encoding cysteine synthase A; translated protein: MSGIHPDITTAFGNTPLVRLNRVTEGLGATVLAKLEYYNPASSVKDRIGIAMINAAEAAGELSPGGTIVESTSGNTGIALAMVGAARGYRVILTMPASMSKERRVLLKAFGAEIVLTDPTKGMKGAIEEVKRIVDETPGAVWIRQFENAANPQIHRETTAQEILRDTDGAVDIFIAGVGTGGTVTGTGQALKAAKPEVQVIAVEPKDSPVLTEGHPGPHKIQGIGPNFVPDVLDREVLDEIITAEFEDSLHVARELAAKEGLLVGMSSGAAVSAALAVAARPENAGKTIVVIIPDTGERYLSTALFEDLRED